One genomic window of Elaeis guineensis isolate ETL-2024a chromosome 2, EG11, whole genome shotgun sequence includes the following:
- the LOC105039993 gene encoding uncharacterized protein translates to MDSQLLEINLISAQSLKPPFGLRRVQAYAVAWVEPAFKVRTLVDRTGGENPTWNDKFIFRVPSGFLANDSASTVAVEIYAAAGRILPDPLLGTVRLLVGNLRLLSRRRDCPAFDAVGIRRPSGRFHGVLNVGATLLRCVSLVAAKALATCPAVSYRDLMGKEASKIRRFPATPVAPARRVDPTAGKDPAPKERNGGKGSSDGEDEEERSDGGVVLCGPCFLGLPRRIHLSPSDQNLKLSWTEEKPADDGRP, encoded by the coding sequence ATGGACTCCCAACTACTGGAGATCAACCTGATCTCAGCCCAGAGCCTCAAGCCGCCGTTCGGCCTCCGCCGCGTCCAGGCCTACGCCGTCGCCTGGGTGGAGCCCGCCTTCAAGGTCCGCACCCTCGTCGACCGCACCGGCGGCGAGAACCCCACCTGGAACGACAAGTTCATCTTCCGCGTCCCCTCTGGCTTCCTCGCCAACGACTCCGCCTCCACCGTCGCCGTCGAGATCTACGCCGCCGCCGGTCGGATCCTTCCCGACCCCCTCCTCGGCACCGTCCGCCTTCTCGTCGGCAACCTCCGCCTCCTCTCCCGCCGCCGCGATTGCCCCGCCTTCGACGCTGTCGGCATTCGCCGCCCCTCCGGCCGCTTCCACGGCGTCCTTAACGTCGGCGCCACGCTTCTCCGCTGTGTCTCTCTTGTCGCCGCCAAGGCCCTCGCCACCTGCCCCGCCGTCAGCTACCGCGACCTCATGGGGAAGGAGGCCTCCAAGATCCGGCGCTTCCCAGCGACGCCGGTGGCGCCGGCGAGGCGTGTAGATCCCACCGCCGGGAAGGATCCGGCGCCCAAGGAAAGGAACGGAGGAAAGGGATCATCGGACGGCGAGGATGAGGAGGAGAGATCGGACGGTGGGGTCGTGCTGTGCGGGCCCTGCTTCCTGGGGTTGCCGAGGCGGATCCATCTGAGCCCATCGGATCAGAACCTTAAGCTTTCGTGGACGGAGGAGAAACCTGCCGATGATGGACGGCCCTGA